GATTCTGGGTgtacttcattacattacatcacaggcatttagcagatgctcttatcaaagAGACTTATATAagttacagcttttacatttttacattacagctggatatttactgagttaaATACCTTTTCCAATGGTACAATGGCAGTACCCTATTGGGGAATGGAACAGGTaaactttcagttatgagtcctgccccttaccactatgctttACTGCCACCCATGGAGTTCTGTGAACTACATAGGGAAGATACATTGTGGCAGCAATATcactttttgttgtgttttgagcATAAGAATCattaaaagctaaaaaaaaaaaatacttaggTGCACCTTTGAAATTAGCAAGGTACACCTTTACTTACTGTTCTGGAGTTACGGGCTTTAAAGCTCAAGGTTAGGCAAAGAGGACATTCATAGAAACAGACTAAACATGCACACTGCCTGGAAGAGCCATGAGTGTTTACTGTTAACACTCTGTATTAGCTGATCATGAAGACAGGTCCTTGTTGTTGGGTTCAGAGAGTCACATCTTGAACTTGTTCTTTGGATAAGCTTTACAGACACAATCATCAGTGAATGTGTATAAGAAACATGAGAGGATGGAATAGAAGGCCAGGGCAGCTtgacctgtttttttgtgttaaaacagCCTGTGAAGACTGCTGGAGTGCACTGTGGACTGttccctctttcctttcttaAGCATCATGGAGGTGAAcctggcactgtgtgtgtgtgtgtgtgtgtgtgtgtgtgtgtgtgtgtgtgtgcgcgtgtttgaCCATCACGTTGGCGTGTGTCTTACCTGTTACCTGCttgcaggaggagaggatgcGCCGCGGGGATGACCTCCGGCTCCAGATGGCCATTGAGGAGAGTCGGAAAGGTTCCACCCCGGTGAAAGCGGCTAAGACGATAAAAGAGGTGTGACATGCTCCGCTGCATGGGACATAgctcacacatgctctcacacatacagcaagTTTCCAGTCTTGACACATGTCAGATGTGCCTTCTTTCCCCAGCTTCTGTTCATAACTCATTCAGATATCACCTTGTTGGGGTCATCTGCATTATAGATCTGCATTGATAAAGGTGTTTGTCCAGTTTTCTCATTGTCCACCTGTTTACGCATCATGTGTACAGTAGGGTACACGTGACCTTGTGGAGCAGATACACATCTGAATCTTTGTCTGCAAATCTGGTCATGTACTTTTGGGGAAGGTACTAACAGTAGCATCATTCCTCAAATTCCCAGCTGTCACTGTTTTGAGCAGTAAAAAGGATAGACACTTTTcccacacagaccacagccaGGTTTTTTTGGCCCCAGTTCTGCACAGTGAGTTCTCTGCTTATGAATATGTCTTGTGGGACTTAAGTGGACTATTTTGGTACATTTAATTTGttagttttgttgtttctggCAAAATAACTCCAATTCCCATCAGTGCTTGTGGTTTGATTGTTGAGAGACTTGTGACGTTTTCTTTCTTGTAGGAAAAAAGTTTAGACTACCATTTGAATTCCAGTcaacttttttgtgtttgttttttgtttccccttCGGATAGAGTGGACATGATACTAACATTTTCCACTCTACAGAACCCAATGGAAACCCTGCAAGGTGATGGTATTTGTGAAGACTTATGGTGTTGATAAGGACTGACTTACCTGAGATGGCTGTGAACGTGTGAGGTGCAGCGGTccagcagagagctgctgtcaACATATAACCCAGTTCTTCTTTgtcctcacctccttctcctgttctctttccctccagACAGCCCTAATGGACTTGATGGACACAGTACCTGAATGCCCAGTGGATCAGGTGTCAGATCCatggggagcagcagcagcggcagtgGCAGCACCAGACCCCTGGCAGCTACACAgtaagacacccccccccccctaggGCACCATGATCACCGCTTGAATAATACAGCCCTACATAGGTTCAGGATGCCAATCCAGGTCAGCTGAGCCTACATTCCAGTCATGGCATCTTTCTCCTTCATCTTTGGTCAGATCATGTCTCCTGGCAGACATGCACGTGGGCTCTGTTTTTCTGATGCTGTTTGCTTCAGTCTAAGAATAGCAGCCTTCTCAGTGTCTGATTACCCATGTCTATTTTATCCCCTCCTCACTCTGCTCATAACAGGATGTCTGCTGAACCAAACCATTGCCATTGAAAATGATCCTGCCTGGAGCAGCAGAGTTTCACtgtcaaatatttattattttctgtatattatTCTTTCTATCATAGTTTATGATTTTACACATGGAAGCAATTCAGCCTCAGTTCTAATTCCCAGTGACATTTTTAGAAACTCATTTGAAATCTCAAGTGTCAAGCTGTAATTTAGAAATGCcgagttaaataaataataaaagcacaCTTATTTTAAAGGTCCTCTAAACAggttacacatatttacacctGTAAGACCCCACAACAGTGTCTTAAACAGTAATTAAGATGCACATTAAAAGTAGCAGTGCTTTTTCATTGCTTGGAGGCTTCTGTGTTTATTCTGCTTCCACATGCGTTACGTGGGCCATGGCCTGTGCCGTGCCGCAGAGATTGTCCTCATTATTGTTTAGGTTCTGCTCCACTCTCTGTGTTGAAGGAAGAGCTTTCCCTCTATTTCTGTGTTAATGACTGGCTCTCAGGATCCAGGCTCCTCCTCAGATATGTGGCCAGACTGAAAGCGGCGCAGCCCCAGATGAACTCGACAAAGAGACACAGTATCCAGGGCTGCAGGGAGAGCATGTCCTTTCATGCTTTGGTGTCAGACTgggagattacattacattgcattattctTGCTATTATATTTGTACATTGGAGCGTTGGAGCTGTGTGTTCACCTGttcatcttaaaaatgaaagcatggaATAAGCATGTGTTAAATAGGgaaatgtgctctgtgtgattAAGCAAAATTCCCAGTGGATGAGTATCCACTGGATTAAAAGAATTAATTATGTTGAAGGTAAAGGTGGCACAAAACCACTGGTGACTTTTTTATGCTGAGAGTTTCAGACCATGTCTGGTCAAAACCAGCTTGCATAGCCAACCAGACAAATTTTCTACTGTCTGGTTGACTGTAATCATACCTGTCTGATTTGGCCTTTAGAAATATGAAGAAAGTGATATTTTGTACCATTGTAGAGATAACTCTGTAATCAGGCTTACAGAGCCCACAAGCAGTATTATGGATCTGTTAAATTGCCTGCATGCCTCCTCATGTCAGTGTTCTGTTAGGTCTCCCTTGTATTAAATTAATCACCTGTTTTGTTGGGCCAGTGGCAGGAACTTGGCTGTATCTATTAAATATCTGCAATCTCAGTTCCTTTTATCCTGTGGTTTTATGCACAGCCTCAAAGCCAGCTCTGCCTGTGGATCCATGGAGGCCGTCCTCAGCCTCAGCCACACCCATGAAAAGTGCCGAGCTGTGGGGGCCCCCTGCTGGCGCCGACCCTGTGGCGCGCACAGCCCATGACCCCTGGGCCCCTGTATGTGACACCCGCCCCAAGACCTCTGACACTGGTGAGAAAGCATATCCCACAAGCTGGGGAGGGCATGAATGGTGACATCAATGTTACAGACATTGGTGCTGTTAATATCAAAAGATGAAGGTGCTGTTGTAGATTGTTACTCAGATGGCATGCCGTGAGATTTGTCAAATATACTTTGGTGCTCGTTGGAGTTTTGTGTGATAAGAGATGCACCTAAATGAAGGATGCAACCATGTGAGCTTTATTTGAAGGTGAATGAGTGCGAAGGCCACAGGTCAGAAACACTTTGATGGGTATTTTCATGTTGCAGGTCTTGCGGtatacagtgcagctgtgaggctgcagttattgttgttttaaaagtaaGATTTCTCTTTACTTAATTGTCTGGTTTTACCAAAGCACGTTTTAATTCCAGTCCTCACCAAAATCACAGCATTGACACTCTGCTTATTGAGGTCTGATTGACCATGATTTGCATCTCTTGATGTCTTATAGATGAATATGTTCTTTAAATTCTTAATcctttattgaaaaaaaaaaaatccatttctgATTCTGTTTCTTTGAAGGTGACTTTGATCCCTTTAGTTCACTGAATGGTACTTCCAAGGATGACTTCTCAGAGTTTGACAGCCTTCGGTCTTCTTCCACTATGACAGGTGAAAAGCCTAGTATGACTCGTTTCCTGCTTATCTTTCATCTCCCTGTCATGGTCAGTCCCTCCTTACACACAGCAATCAGAATCGGTGCTGAGTGGCGTTCCCTCTCATATATACTCTCATGAGCCAACCGCTGTGAATCAGTTAGTCTCAGACTCAGAGTCCTCTTGTGGTATTATCCACTGAAAAGCACACTGCTTTCCACCAGCACAGTTCCTatagacacacatactgtattgtGAAATGATGCCAGCCTCCCCCCATTTGGTCCATGTTACAGTAATTGACCCAGGCTAAATGGTGCAAGATGATGACTGTCCTCTGATTCACAGGAGAGGCTAAAGGAAGCTCCACCTTGCCATCGCGGCCCAGCGCCTCTGTGAGCCCTGACTTGTTAGACCTGCACCAGAGCAGCTCCGGCCTGAACGGCACAGCTAGCGCATCCAGAAAAACCCCAGAGTCCTTCCTGGGCCCTAACGCTGCACTGGTGAACCTGGACTCTCTGATCAGCAAGCCACCGCAACCCGCTCCTGCCTCTAACCCCTTCCTATCAGCTGGTGGGTTGCTGTTAGACTACCTGATCATATTTGAAACCATGTTCCAGAATTTTTCCCCACAATACAGTCATCAAAAGGGAAACAGTGTTTTCTGGTTGTCCTGTCAGAGTAGTGGTTGCTAGTCACTAACTCCATTATGACCACAGTTGTGTTtcttcagttcagtttaaatgttacaaataagtgtgttatttttttttcaattacaatTTTCCTATTGCCTGTCACATGTTCTTGGAATGTCTTTGCAATATCAATGGGTTACCACGTAAATTGTCCAATACCTTATATAGGTATCTTATGCCCATTTCCATTTCTCTGTTGTACATTATTGGATATTTTACACTTCATTTCACAATCCTACTTTTCATTCAGTTAGGTATCTGGCCACTCAGCAACTGTTATGTCATATTGAGCATTTCCCCTCTGGGGcatattgctttttgttttgtagtgaTGAGGTGACATCAGTAAGTATGTGATCCCTTAACATGACATTTCTACAATGACTGTTCGTATATGGGCCCTCATTACTGTGCCCTGATTGACAAGGCTCAATCAGGGTTTGTCATAAGTGGGAAATGCACCTGTTTTGATCAGGAGTTCAGAATGGTCCCTTACCGTAAACGGTCATTCCATGACGAGTGCAGCCTGTTGGTTGGCCTCTTGCGTATCAGCCTTTCTGGTTTGAGTTAACCGTGctagacagattttttttctggaaagccCGAATCCTGAGTCATATGAGATGGTACACGTGGTAGTAgagttaaatttttttttttactgtagctTCTGAACTCAGAATGCCCAAATGATTTTTCAGGTAAATCGTGAGACGTACAGGATTCCAACCTTGTGAACTTGGAACAGAATGATgctaaaagtaaaaataaaaaaatttttaaactttacatGAAAGTTTATGGAAAAACATTAAcccataaaaatgtcatttgccAGGATCATAATATTATAGTTTGCAGTGTGTAACGTGACTGTGTTCTCCCTCGCAGGCGCTGCTCCTCCACCCTCAGCTCAGATCAATCCTTTCCAGGTGAGCCAGCCGCAGCCTCCCACCCTCAACCAGATGAGGGTGAACCCCATGACGGGCTTCGGCGGCGCGCCCCCTGTGGGCGTggaccccctctccctcccgtCGGTGCCACCCCCCGGCCCCGTGGCCATGATGCCCGTGCCTGGCGTGGCCGCCCTGGCGCCTGTGGGCGTGATGGTGCACGGCGTGGGTGTGGGCATCCCGGCTCACATGGTTGTGCCGCAGCCCCTCGTGAGCGCGGCGCTGCCCCCCGCAGCCACCGCCGCGCAGACCGGCAGCACGACCAACCCTTTCCTCCTGTGAAGAAGCGCGACCGCGCTAACCGAGAGACGACAAACCCTTACATAAGCTGACAGTATGGCGGCCTTTCGTATTTTTCAGATTGGTGTGCTATTTTACTAAGACTTTTTGGAGTAGCTGcagtgtttacagtttttaattgGCAGACGTGCTCTCTGCCTACTGATGGTAGGTACCCTGCTGTGATTGgcatttttccctcattttccGAAAATCAATTTGGTCCTTTTTCTGTGCTGCAAGCGTAACACCCTGTCATCCTGAGGTATATCTGCTCTGCCTTGATATACCAGCAGAGCTCTTGTTGGCACAGAGTTGAAATACtctagatttattttttatcaaggTTTTGGCAATGTgaattgtgcttttttattttcttattttactcCGTAAAAGCAATGTCTTCACTAAAGCTAACCTTTTTTAACGAAAATTTTACCTTGTTGCATAAACACTGTGTATTTATGGCATGCATAAGCATACACAGCCTTGGAAATTCAAGCAGTTTCCATGTGGTGTTTTTGGTGTTCTAAGCAGAAAGTTTGCACATGCTTAAATATCCTGACTGTTGGTTCCATTAATCCTTTGCTAAAGAGCAATCAGCTGTTCTTAATAGGATTGCATTCATACCAAGCATAATGAAACACCTGGCAAAGTCTGATGTTACTGCTGTAGGACCTTGAGGAATATAGTCTGCACTTTGTCACTGGTTCCAGTCTTGTCACATGAACTTCATAGTGTATTCCAGTATCTTTTGGGATGTTAGAAAAGTGGGTGCATCTTGGGGTGGCTTTTAATTTtgctacattttgtttttttttttctagtggAATGAACTGTGGAATTATTAGTTGGAACTCAGCAGTAATGTAAGGCTCACTCTTTGCTCAGCTCCTAAGGTCCTCTTAAGGTGAATCCACTGACAGAATTAATTCTTAGCTGAAAACAAGTCTTAGTTCTCAGCTACCTGGCCCCCTTTGCTCATGCTGTCGCAATGAAATATCCAGCAATCTGACATTTTGTCAGTGGATCCTTTTATTTTAACAGGTAGCGAATGTATTAATTCTCAGAGAGGGAACAAAGGGAATTTGGAAATGCAGAGGTGTCAGTTCAAATATCTGTATGCTCTGGCAGGTATTGCCATGcattattaatatgaatattatataatatCACCAACAGTATTACTTATCTCAACTATTGCTCCATGATCTGTGCATGGTTATCAATTCTGAAAGTGTCTATACTAACTAATCACCTTAGGATCTGTTCATATAcgtatgtacacacactcatataaaTACTAACATATGTACACAAAGTAGGTACTTCATATAACACTTCTAACAGtatgctgtttctctctgtcagtgctgtgtgaagGCAGCCGTGTGGGTAAGCTGCCCTTTTACAGATCATCGGTGAGTGGCTGTGGCACTGTGGCGTGGGTGCCTTTGAGACAGGGCTGTAGGCGGGGGGATTCCACAGCCACGTTCAATGAACTGTTTTTACTTAAGCAGTCAGAACATTTCCATTGCGTGCGTTGGTTCTGAAGATTTTTTGGTGGAGTATTATCACATTAGCATAAGAGCGCTTCCATAAGTGGTTATTAAGCGTTGATGAGAGCTCCCTTTTAGCCGGTGCGCTGCTCGCTGGCGCGGTACTGCTGTACAGTCCCATTCACACATAATCCAGCCACTGCTTCGCTGCCAGCCAAGCGCAAGGCGCTCTCCGCTCAGCACGCTTCATGCACAGTCTTAGGTGCTCATAAATACCAGACTAAAATAAAGCTCAGTAGTGCATATGTTGTAAAATCCaccacattttgtttattttgtcagatACATGGGAGCTGGCAGTAGAACGTCTTCAATTACAGGACGAGGCTATGAGTTCAGGGGAGTTTTTTCAAGACAACAGAATAGAATAATTGCATACCAGCTAGTGGTCAAAGATCAGgactgtttaattaaaaagaaacttgGTAAGGAAAGGGGATTGACAGGAAGGTATATTCTTGTAATGTTACATTGTTTTGCCTTTTGCTTAGTACTGAGAgtcagacagcactgaaagtTTTCCTCTTGGGTTTGATAAGCTGTGTGCATCATTAAGATGCGATCTTTCTTGTACTGTGCTGAGGCAGATTTATTTCACTAGCACAAGGAAATTGCAGTATCTCAATCTAAAAGTTACCAAAGTCAATGCtggaaatgtattcaaatggCCTTGATACTATTATTTACTTGTACAGCTTATATAgatctttatttctgtttcagaaaatgAAGCCCTGTTTGGTAATTATTTGAAAGCACTGCCAtctagctgtttttttaaataacaaactTCTGTCCActagtgccctctgctggatgtGTTGGAAAGCTGTCTGTGCGCATGTACAAACTCTTGGTGTGCTCCCCTCATAGCTGGCATACCCATAGAACCAAGGTATATACTCAGGCataaagagagggaaaatgctgtaaaatatttaatgaactTTGATCTTATCGTAGTGATGCATTGAACATGTTATTACATAAAACAGTGCTGAGCGGTGCAGGTAAgagaatataaatgaatatgcagACTAATAATTTGTAAGAAAAGATTTATgctcaacaacaaaaatgtaatgtgcaaaattttgccatttttaaactACATTTCATATCTAGCTCAGTTTGtcagtatttttctttatgTCCATTACTTTTCTAGTATTCTGTTATTCATTTACTGTGGTCTAACATTTTCATTGTGAACATGCataaacttatttttcatgttattgtatttgtatatttaccACATGATTTCATATTACTGAGAGCAAGCTGCTTTTTTATGGATATGTGCTTGTCCTGTTGACATAAttgtataaaataatttatcatttgtACTTCTGTAACATATTGTTCTGAATCTTATTCCCATTTTGTAGGAAGTTTGTCATCTAAATAGCAGCTAGTGATAAGCCTTCAGCtgcaaatgttaaataaattgtATCACATTACCTTGTGCTTTTTGGGTTAATTGTGAAAGCTGTCAACAAGAGCAAAGGTTCAAATGTCAGTAAGGGGAAGCATTTATTAGAAGCAGTAGGTTAACTGTTCGACAGGAGTGTAATGCTACTGGTGAACAATGTCCCTTGCCGAGAGATGTGTTGAGAGTGAATAAATGGAGTACACAGTTTATGAAGAAAGAGTCCTTTTAATCATAAAtatcaaaagtaaaaaagtattttaaaaaaagtacacACTACATCAGTAAAAGTGCAAGCATAAAAACATTTCTACAGAGTACCATTTgccatgtgtctgcatgttacGATTCTATTGCCAGTCATCGTTCTGTCATTTATCATATCTAAGACTTTGCTGTAGCATTGGTGAgcttctttcacacacactaaacacTTGGAGTGTAGAGCCAGTCTGCCAGATTGTGTATTAGTGTTGTTGATGGGTCTGGGGTGAGGCCTGAAATCACAGGGAGTAGGGTGGCTCTGTGCCAAGACCCGGGGGCTGCTGCACCTCTGTGGAGGTGGTGTCATAACCCAGCTTCTTCATGTCCTTGGTTACAATGTTGAAAGAGAGTGTAACAAAGCCTTGAGATCGCACCCTGgtgactgaaacagaaacattcagagTAATGTCATAATTAACTGAATCCCACAGTGTGGCCCACATGACAGTTTCACATTGATTTGTATGTCTATCCTGAAATGATTTCAGGATAGACTGATGCAGACTGATGTTTCTGATGCAAACTgggcatcccccccccccccccccccaacaccaacTGACATTAATTTCCTGTAATCACACAGATCAAACATTAAGGTTTAATGTCCTACCTGGGCTCAGGATGTGCCACTTTTCATCAGGCTGCTGCATCTGCCAGCACTTTCCCTTCCTGTGTCTACGTAGTGTTTGTGACTGCCTGCATGCTCACCTTGTTCCTttcactctcctctccctctctactgTCTCACTGCCTCTAGTTTCCCTTGTGTGATCTATCCCCTGACAGAATTCTAGCATAAGTTAGTTTGACCATTTCTTTCCTGACTGCTGTTTGTCTCCTCCAATCTTGCTGTTACTTCAGATCGCACAATTCATCTGCTGCTCTAGGACAAGGAAGCTTCAATGAGTGTTACATTAGGCAATATTTATTCTGTCATCCCGGTAATGGGAACTGCAGTTGCAGTCACACTGATGACTGTTCAACAAGATGATGGAATTACCAGAGACACTTGATCATTCAAGGTTCATTTTACCAATTTTCACTGATAGCTTCTGTCATACAGCTGCAATCAAGCTATTTCAAGAATCCACTGCTGTACtataactgcattttttttccctgagacaATCACTAGCTCACtaaattttgcttttcaaaacacctgaaacactgaaaataatcatAGGATTTCGTAGTTGATGTTTCAtctctgttctctttctttaaGGATGTCAGATTGGTGATGTTATCTATACTTGATACTTGATTGGATCAGaagttaacattagctagctagccaaacATGTGAGGAACTCCTTAGTATGTTATActaagctttttaaaattaacttTAATTTCTGATTAATAAAATTGAAATCCAATCTGATGGCGAACTGAAGGCTTGGCGTGAGCTTTAGAGTTTGATATGAGGTAGATCCCACCTTCCATTTCAGTGATGTGAGGGCTGGTAGCCAGTGAGCAGAGTGGTCTTACCTTCCCTTCCTTCTCCCTGGGCAACAACCTTTGGATCTGTGAACTCGGGACGCCTCCCCATCAACCAGCTGAAGACAGGGAAAGAGGCATTTACAGCCTTGTGTCTGAACTCAACCAATCTTACATATCTGTGTTCATGCTGACTTGAAGTGGAATATTAAACATGGGCAACCTCACTGCTGTGGTCTCATTCCAAAGACTGTCCTTTACCCTGAATCAAACCTGCAGAAGATGGCCCAGACACTGCTTTTCATTGAAGGTGTGAATATTTCTTGAGATGCcaccttgaaaatatttttcagattcaCTCCACTAGCTCTTTAACAAGTTCAGTTTTTTTGATAGCAGCCACTTCACCTTATCTTTAAACAGCTGTCACACATGAACTGAACAAACATGTATAAAAGATTTATAACATGCAAGGAATACTTTCATTTGGGCTCACAATATCAAATAAGTGGCTCGTGCATTGTAAAGGGTTTGACATTCAAAGAGGGTACCTTGTGAATTTTTGTAGTCTTGAGGTGGATTCCGGAACAAACATAGGAATAGTCCTCTTGTGTCTGGGAGAAAACATGTAAGTTTTGTTAAAAGCAGTAATATTTACTATTGAGAGTAAAATGCAGAGCATGACTCATGCTTCATACTAAATGGATATACTGGAAAGCTCTGCTGATTGACACAGGGACACTCACTTTCCAGGAGTGAAGGGAATGTGAACAGCCCCATACCCTCGTACCACATCGTTCCCAAAGGTGTCCGTaccgtacacacacaccactatcTGTGGCcctgaggagaggagcagacacCAGTCATGTA
This genomic stretch from Megalops cyprinoides isolate fMegCyp1 chromosome 1, fMegCyp1.pri, whole genome shotgun sequence harbors:
- the LOC118779394 gene encoding epsin-2-like, whose translation is MPSSSIRRQVKNIVNNYSEAEKKVREATSNDSWGPSSSLMSEIADLTYNVVAFSEIMSMIWKRLNDHGKNWRHVYKALTLLDYLIKTGSERVALQCKENIFAIQTLKDFQYIDRDGKDQGINVREKSKQLVALLKDDERLKAERSQALKTKERMAQVATAVGSNNHISFGRGSSQPNLSTSYSEEYGRSGGSPASYHGSTSPHTSSELEQARPQTSGEEELQLQLALAMSREAAEQEERMRRGDDLRLQMAIEESRKGSTPVKAAKTIKETALMDLMDTVPECPVDQVSDPWGAAAAAVAAPDPWQLHTSKPALPVDPWRPSSASATPMKSAELWGPPAGADPVARTAHDPWAPVCDTRPKTSDTGDFDPFSSLNGTSKDDFSEFDSLRSSSTMTGEAKGSSTLPSRPSASVSPDLLDLHQSSSGLNGTASASRKTPESFLGPNAALVNLDSLISKPPQPAPASNPFLSAGAAPPPSAQINPFQVSQPQPPTLNQMRVNPMTGFGGAPPVGVDPLSLPSVPPPGPVAMMPVPGVAALAPVGVMVHGVGVGIPAHMVVPQPLVSAALPPAATAAQTGSTTNPFLL
- the LOC118787552 gene encoding B9 domain-containing protein 1; the protein is MAVNNPSVFLLMVHGQIEEASFPEYDDLYCKYCFVYGHDWAPTSGLEEGISQITSKGKGAVQSLVWNFPLDITFKSTNPFGWPQIVVCVYGTDTFGNDVVRGYGAVHIPFTPGKHKRTIPMFVPESTSRLQKFTSWLMGRRPEFTDPKVVAQGEGREVTRVRSQGFVTLSFNIVTKDMKKLGYDTTSTEVQQPPGLGTEPPYSL